A window of Anaerolineae bacterium genomic DNA:
TCCAACGTGCGCTGTTCCCCGCGCAAGAGGTGTTCCTCCATCAGCGCCGCGGCCCCGTCCGGATCGTGTGCTTCCAGCCGTTCCAGGATGGCCAAGTGTTCGGCCACGGTGACGGTTTCGACATATTCCGCCAGCCGGTTCATGAAGCCCCAGCGGCGGATGAGCCAGGCCTGATCCCGCAGGCTGGCCAACATGGACTGCAGTCGGGTGTTGCCGCTTTGTTCGGCGATGATCTCGTGGAAGCGGCAGTCCATCTCCACCAGGAATTTGGCATCGCGCTCGCGCAGCCGGCGCACCCCTTCCTCGCACAGCGCCCGCAGTTCCTGCAGGGCCTGCGGGGAGATTCGCTCCGCCGCCTGGCGGGCCGCCAGGACCTCCAGCGCGCGCCGGATGGCGAAAATCTCCTCGACGTCACGCCGGGTATAGCGGGTGACGGTGTAGCTGTTGCCGTCATAGGTGACGAGTCCCTGGCTGACCAGCTCGCGGAGGGCCTCCCGCACCGGGGTGCGGCTGACGCCCATTTCTTCGGCCAGCACGTCCACCACCAACCGGGTGCCGGGCGGAAGGTCGAGCGAGAGGATGCGTCTTTTGATGGCCTCGCCGGCCTGCTGGCTGAGGCTCTGGCGGATGATGCGTGTCGGGGCCTCCCGCAGCAGCATCAGTTCGAGCGGGGGCGGTTCTTCTCGGAGTTCCCCCTCATCCCATTCGTCCACGCCTATCTTCTCCTTTTGCATACGAAATACCGTATTCGCTCACGG
This region includes:
- a CDS encoding GntR family transcriptional regulator is translated as MDEWDEGELREEPPPLELMLLREAPTRIIRQSLSQQAGEAIKRRILSLDLPPGTRLVVDVLAEEMGVSRTPVREALRELVSQGLVTYDGNSYTVTRYTRRDVEEIFAIRRALEVLAARQAAERISPQALQELRALCEEGVRRLRERDAKFLVEMDCRFHEIIAEQSGNTRLQSMLASLRDQAWLIRRWGFMNRLAEYVETVTVAEHLAILERLEAHDPDGAAALMEEHLLRGEQRTLEWLGL